From the Manis pentadactyla isolate mManPen7 chromosome 7, mManPen7.hap1, whole genome shotgun sequence genome, one window contains:
- the GARIN1A gene encoding LOW QUALITY PROTEIN: Golgi-associated RAB2 interactor protein 1A (The sequence of the model RefSeq protein was modified relative to this genomic sequence to represent the inferred CDS: inserted 1 base in 1 codon) has translation MDVCEGSTTVILGVTSSVPLPNILLMANVTWPRGQLSAWSPAGRAPVIAPNRILPLKYVELQICDRLQCILRVRTVTEKIYYLRLHEKHPEAVFQYXIRLVKILQKVLSITTKDPRIQFTPCLVPKMPSSSTETTPESTLPSSTQPRESFMLLAAEQTSGSFSHLPGRSQLTADRNPNIAVKTDNSNSCDKTLSPVSSLVHLNIPMKAALSHSIWEQENPDEHSWQAPIASSLGKNILGP, from the exons ATGGATGTCTGTGAAGGGTCTACCACTGTGATCCTCGGGGTGACCTCCTCAGTGCCGCTCCCCAATATCCTCCTGATGGCCAACGTCACCTGGCCCCGGGGCCAGCTTTCTGCCTGGAGCCCAGCTGGTCGTGCTCCTGTCATCGCCCCCAACAG GATTCTCCCCCTCAAGTATGTGGAGCTACAAATCTGTGACCGGCTCCAATGCATCCTGAGGGTTAGAACAGTCACTGAAAAGATCTACTACCTGAGGCTCCATGAAAAACACCCAGAGGCTGTGTTTCAAT GGATCCGCTTGGTGAAAATTCTGCAGAAAGTTCTGTCCATCACTACCAAAGACCCGAGAATTCAGTTCACTCCCTGCCTGGTCCCCAAGATGCCCAGCAGCTCCACCGAAACAACA CCCGAAAGCACCCTCCCGTCATCCACCCAGCCCAGAGAAAGCTTCATGCTGTTGGCAGCCGAGCAGACCAGTGGCAGTTTCTCGCATCTCCCAGGAAGATCCCAACTGACAGCAGACAG AAACCCCAACATTGCCGTTAAAACAGACAATTCCAACAGCTGTGACAAGACACTCTCACCAGTGTCATCTCTGGTCCATCTGAATATACCCATGAAAGCCGCCTTGAGCCACAGCATCTGGGAACAAGAGAATCCAGATGAGCACTCCTGGCAGGCTCCTATAGCAAGTTCTCTAGGCAAGAATATTTTGGGACCCTGA